TGGGGACTCGCACCTTGTCGCCGTACTCGGTGTCGGCCAAACTGGCGATCCACTGTTCCATGGCGTGGCCCTCGGCCGCGAAATCCAGCTCCTCATTGAGGTTCTGCTCGAAATCCTCGATGATCTCGGTCGCGTTGGTGGCGCGGCCCAGATCGGTTTTGACGACGACCCGCGCCAGCCGGCCCCAGATTCGGATATCGGCGGCTAACCGGGTGCGGATCTTCGGCCGCTGAATCTTCACCACCACCCGTTCACCTGTCTTCAAGGTGGCGTGGTGCACCTGGGCTATGGACGCAGAGGCGAAGGGGTGCTCATCAAATGTTGCGAATATCGTTGCTGGATCAGCGCCTAACTGCTCCCGCACGGTCTGGTGGATCAGTTCAGATGAAGCCGGCGGAACTCTGTCGAGCAGGGTGCGGAACTCGTTGGACAGCGCCTCGGGGAAGACGCCGGGGGAGGAGGCGATGAGCTGTCCCAGCTTCACGTAGGTGGGACCCATCAGGGCGAAGGTCCGGCGCAGCTCGTGTGCCGCGCGCACTTCCAGAGACTTCCCGCGACGGGGCCGCACCAGCAGGCGGGCTCCAGAACTGGCCAGTCGGGACGCGGCGATGCCGACGCGCCCGACCTCCACTCTTAGCGGGGGTGGATGCAACGTGACCCGCGGGCGGGTGATCTCGATATCGATCGCCCCCCTGGCCGGTTGCGAATTCGCCGTTGCCGCGGCGATTTCCGAGGTAGATTCCGGGGGGCCGGGCTGTTGTGTCCCACTCTCGGACAGTCCAGTGGCGAGGGGCGCCGCGTCGTTGCCCGCGCCCTCGGGGGTGGTCATGTGCGCCACTGTAATACATACGAGCACAGTTGTATGTAACGTGCGCTGAGCTACTGCCGGGTAGCCGCAGAATCGGGCCCATCCACCCACAGGTCTGTCGGTATTTGACGGCAGTACACCTGCATTTAGTCGGCGCGCAGTGCGAGATCAGCAGTAATTGCATCTTACATACACGAGGGTATGTATGTTACGTTCGGATCCGCTGGTGCCAATCCGTGCCAGACCAATGACAAAGGAGTCTTCCGCCCATGTCCGAGCTGCACTCCAGCATCGACCTCCCGTACAGCATCGACAAGCTCTGGTCGGTGTTGCCGGATCTCAACAAATACGACGAGTGGATGACCATCCACACCGGATTCAAGGGCGATGTCCCGGCGATCGAGGACATCAAGGTCGGCACCAAGTTCTCCGAAATCGTCACCCTCATGGGCATGGCCAACACGGTCGAGTGGACCGTGCAGGAGTTCACCCCGGCAGACGAGGTGCTGTCCGCCAAG
This genomic window from Mycobacteroides chelonae contains:
- a CDS encoding ABC1 kinase family protein, producing the protein MTTPEGAGNDAAPLATGLSESGTQQPGPPESTSEIAAATANSQPARGAIDIEITRPRVTLHPPPLRVEVGRVGIAASRLASSGARLLVRPRRGKSLEVRAAHELRRTFALMGPTYVKLGQLIASSPGVFPEALSNEFRTLLDRVPPASSELIHQTVREQLGADPATIFATFDEHPFASASIAQVHHATLKTGERVVVKIQRPKIRTRLAADIRIWGRLARVVVKTDLGRATNATEIIEDFEQNLNEELDFAAEGHAMEQWIASLADTEYGDKVRVPKVFWQYSTERVLTMEYVEGIRIDNVTELAAAGFDGVGLVKAIVYSLFETGFHKGLFHGDLHAGNLLVDSNGRIVFLDFGIVGRIDERSRKIFTEIMVDLFVKNDHAAVARGIYKLGAIGDRGKPADSTTAAKTISDFTSPLQQSKLSAISYGQLGKQLAMMAKEYDVRLPRELVLISKQLLYVERYMKLLAPDWAILSDPSFIGYFGNMVIQAEQSRMEEAAARESGPSRKD
- a CDS encoding type II toxin-antitoxin system Rv0910 family toxin, whose product is MSELHSSIDLPYSIDKLWSVLPDLNKYDEWMTIHTGFKGDVPAIEDIKVGTKFSEIVTLMGMANTVEWTVQEFTPADEVLSAKKGAFKLGGTGMAGVEAIIKSSVEEIDADNTRVNVDSSFTGQMLTGAIGTAIDKAVQEELENSVARLKELLAKELG